From one Brevibacterium sp. 'Marine' genomic stretch:
- a CDS encoding MFS transporter, with product MSKSATLRSPEVLNRVIFTRLMPLLIAAYILAFLDRSNIGMAKERLEIDLGISATAYGVGAGLFFLTYALCEIPSNMIMHKVGARWWIMRIMISWGLISAAMMFVQGEWSFYTLRMLLGIAEAGLFPGVMYYLTKWFTVKHRAKANGMFLLGVSIANIIGAPIGGILLTMDGFLGMHGWQWMFLIEGVPACFLAILVWKYLPDGPRQAKFLSTEEAAWLEATIEEEEQAGASGASNYRLVDIVRDPQILLVVGVYFGHQLAVYALNFFLPSIIGSWSQMGSVEIGLLTAIPWVFSAIGALLLPRLAKTASMSKKIALGSMIDIIVGFIIGALGGPVVGLIGFCLAAFNFFALQPILFTYPATRLSGVGLAAGLALVNTVGLFGGFLGPYIMGFMEDLTGSGVSGLWLIVGVCAIGAFLIPFLKQGQESAIQQPVPSGK from the coding sequence ATGTCAAAATCAGCGACACTGCGGTCGCCTGAAGTGCTCAATCGGGTGATCTTCACCCGGTTGATGCCGCTGCTCATCGCAGCCTACATTCTGGCTTTCCTGGACCGAAGCAATATCGGGATGGCTAAGGAACGGCTAGAGATCGATCTGGGGATCTCCGCCACTGCGTACGGTGTTGGAGCGGGCCTGTTCTTCCTCACTTATGCGCTATGCGAGATTCCATCGAACATGATCATGCATAAGGTCGGTGCTCGGTGGTGGATCATGCGCATCATGATCAGCTGGGGTCTGATCTCTGCCGCAATGATGTTCGTGCAGGGTGAGTGGTCGTTCTACACTCTGCGTATGCTGCTTGGGATCGCCGAAGCCGGTCTGTTTCCGGGCGTCATGTACTACCTGACCAAGTGGTTCACGGTGAAGCATAGAGCAAAAGCCAACGGTATGTTCCTCCTTGGCGTCTCTATTGCAAACATCATCGGAGCACCCATTGGGGGCATATTGCTGACGATGGATGGCTTCCTTGGCATGCACGGTTGGCAGTGGATGTTCCTCATCGAAGGAGTTCCAGCGTGCTTCTTGGCAATTCTCGTTTGGAAGTACTTACCCGATGGTCCACGGCAAGCTAAGTTCCTCAGCACCGAAGAGGCCGCATGGCTTGAAGCCACTATCGAGGAGGAAGAACAAGCCGGTGCGTCTGGGGCATCCAACTACCGACTAGTCGACATTGTGCGCGACCCGCAGATCCTACTCGTAGTCGGCGTCTATTTCGGCCATCAGCTTGCCGTCTATGCCCTCAACTTCTTTCTGCCATCGATCATCGGTAGTTGGAGTCAAATGGGCTCGGTGGAGATCGGTTTGCTGACTGCGATCCCGTGGGTGTTCTCAGCCATTGGTGCACTGCTCCTACCTCGCTTGGCAAAGACTGCGAGCATGTCGAAGAAGATCGCACTTGGTTCCATGATCGACATCATCGTCGGCTTCATCATCGGTGCGCTTGGTGGTCCGGTGGTTGGCCTCATTGGGTTCTGCCTGGCAGCGTTCAACTTTTTCGCGCTCCAGCCCATTCTCTTCACATACCCGGCGACAAGGCTCTCGGGAGTTGGGCTGGCAGCGGGACTCGCTCTCGTCAATACAGTCGGCCTCTTCGGCGGATTCCTCGGTCCTTACATTATGGGCTTCATGGAAGATCTCACAGGCTCCGGAGTCTCAGGACTGTGGCTTATCGTCGGCGTCTGCGCAATCGGAGCATTCCTGATTCCGTTCCTCAAACAGGGGCAAGAATCCGCGATTCAGCAACCCGTGCCGTCGGGAAAATGA
- a CDS encoding SDR family oxidoreductase, with amino-acid sequence MNMLGLEGTRVLITAGAAGIGRAIAQRFVDVGAEVWVTDIAEAAVESARRQGLRATVSNAADESQVMSLAVEVKESWETLDVLVNNAGIAGPTGAIENLDSQAWLSTFDVNIHSQFYCVKHFLPLLRTSEKASIVNLSSAAGRLGMAGRSPYSASKWAVVGLTKTLAIELGSENIRCNAICPGAVGGPRIEAVIESKAEMLGKSVDEVTGLYTGQSSLNKLAEARDIGDMAVFLASDMASHVNGQAMAVDGNTEKLY; translated from the coding sequence ATGAACATGCTTGGGCTAGAAGGAACACGTGTCCTCATCACGGCGGGTGCGGCTGGAATCGGACGTGCGATCGCACAACGATTCGTCGACGTCGGCGCTGAGGTTTGGGTGACTGACATCGCGGAGGCCGCAGTGGAGTCAGCACGCAGGCAGGGACTTCGAGCGACCGTCTCCAACGCGGCCGATGAAAGCCAGGTCATGTCTCTGGCAGTAGAAGTCAAAGAATCATGGGAAACTCTCGATGTGCTGGTCAATAATGCAGGAATTGCAGGACCTACCGGCGCTATAGAGAACCTTGATTCGCAGGCCTGGTTGTCGACATTTGACGTCAACATCCACAGCCAGTTCTACTGCGTCAAGCACTTCCTCCCGTTACTCAGAACAAGCGAGAAAGCGTCGATTGTCAACCTGTCTTCTGCCGCCGGAAGGCTAGGAATGGCAGGACGCAGTCCTTATTCGGCATCAAAGTGGGCGGTGGTCGGGCTAACAAAGACCTTGGCTATCGAGCTTGGCAGCGAGAACATCCGGTGCAATGCAATCTGCCCTGGCGCCGTAGGTGGTCCACGAATCGAAGCAGTCATTGAGTCCAAAGCGGAAATGTTGGGCAAGAGTGTCGACGAAGTCACTGGGCTGTACACGGGCCAGTCTTCATTGAACAAACTCGCGGAAGCCCGCGATATCGGAGACATGGCTGTATTCCTGGCTTCTGACATGGCATCGCATGTCAACGGTCAGGCCATGGCCGTGGATGGAAATACTGAGAAGCTGTACTGA
- a CDS encoding 3-keto-5-aminohexanoate cleavage protein, which yields MAQARKVIITSAVTGAIHTPTMSPHLPISQDEIADAAIGAAEAGAAILHLHTRDPKDGRPSQEPEHFEPVLQKVSSNTDAVVNITTGGSPHMSVEERMQPVSTFKPELASLNMGSMNFGLFPMLDKYPSFQNDWEREHLENSRDLVFKNTFADIERILEIGNSNGTRFEFECYDISHLYNLAHFQGRGLAKGPLFVQSVFGLLGGIGGHPEDLMHMYRTADRLLDDYQWSILGAGKNQQPLATMGATMGSHIRVGLEDSLWIGPGKLAKSNAAQVTKMRSIVEELGMEVATPDEARAMLGLKGADQVAF from the coding sequence ATGGCACAGGCGCGAAAAGTCATCATCACATCGGCGGTTACGGGGGCAATCCATACGCCCACGATGTCGCCTCATCTTCCCATCTCTCAAGATGAGATCGCAGATGCGGCAATCGGAGCAGCTGAAGCTGGAGCCGCGATTCTGCACTTGCATACGCGTGACCCTAAGGACGGGCGACCATCGCAGGAGCCGGAGCACTTCGAACCAGTTCTGCAGAAGGTGTCGAGCAACACCGATGCGGTCGTCAACATCACCACCGGCGGCTCGCCGCATATGAGCGTTGAAGAGAGAATGCAGCCAGTCTCAACGTTCAAGCCGGAACTTGCCAGCCTCAACATGGGTTCGATGAACTTCGGGCTATTTCCGATGTTGGACAAGTATCCATCGTTCCAGAACGACTGGGAGCGCGAGCATCTCGAGAATTCGAGGGATCTGGTGTTCAAAAATACGTTTGCCGACATTGAGCGGATTCTGGAAATCGGAAACTCGAATGGAACTCGTTTCGAGTTCGAGTGCTATGACATTTCGCATCTATACAATCTTGCGCACTTCCAGGGAAGAGGCTTGGCGAAGGGCCCGCTCTTCGTGCAGTCAGTGTTCGGGTTGCTCGGTGGTATCGGGGGGCATCCGGAAGATCTTATGCATATGTACCGTACGGCTGATCGTCTTCTTGACGACTATCAATGGTCGATTCTTGGGGCAGGAAAGAACCAGCAGCCGCTGGCAACTATGGGTGCGACGATGGGGTCACATATCCGTGTGGGCCTTGAAGACTCACTGTGGATTGGTCCCGGCAAACTTGCTAAGTCGAACGCGGCGCAGGTGACAAAGATGCGCTCCATTGTCGAAGAATTGGGAATGGAAGTTGCGACTCCCGATGAAGCTCGAGCAATGCTCGGTCTTAAGGGCGCTGACCAGGTGGCATTCTGA
- a CDS encoding fumarylacetoacetate hydrolase family protein gives MELLRLGPIGHEIPAVRHDGVCFDLRPLTDDIDPNFFAADGIERVRKALAAGELKPLDGADEMRIGAPLTRPSAIVCVGMNYAAHAREAGAEPPERPVIFFKMPSTIAGPTDPIELPPDATKADWEVELGVVIGSRTFRAASAREGLNHVTGYVLGNDLSERRLQIEESGGQWSKGKNLPGFTPLGPWIRPAAEVDPGDLRLRSWVNGEARQDSSTSDLIVSVGEIIFQLSQAMAFEPGDVILTGTPQGVALSGKYPYLADGDIVELELEGLGRHRQVVTVTE, from the coding sequence ATGGAACTGCTGCGACTGGGACCGATCGGACACGAGATTCCGGCAGTCCGCCACGACGGAGTCTGCTTCGACCTCCGCCCGCTGACCGATGACATCGACCCGAACTTCTTTGCCGCCGACGGCATCGAACGCGTCCGAAAGGCGCTCGCCGCTGGAGAGCTTAAGCCACTCGACGGTGCCGATGAGATGCGCATCGGTGCGCCGCTGACCAGGCCTTCTGCCATCGTGTGCGTGGGCATGAACTATGCCGCGCATGCTCGTGAGGCCGGAGCCGAACCTCCCGAGCGCCCCGTCATCTTCTTCAAGATGCCCTCGACCATCGCAGGGCCCACCGACCCGATCGAACTGCCGCCGGATGCGACGAAAGCCGATTGGGAGGTCGAACTCGGAGTGGTCATCGGATCACGGACCTTCAGGGCCGCATCGGCGAGGGAAGGACTCAACCACGTCACCGGGTACGTGCTCGGCAACGACCTGTCCGAACGTCGGCTGCAGATCGAGGAGTCCGGAGGCCAGTGGTCGAAGGGGAAGAACCTGCCCGGGTTCACACCGCTCGGCCCGTGGATCCGCCCCGCCGCCGAGGTGGACCCCGGTGACCTTCGGCTGCGCAGTTGGGTCAATGGCGAAGCTCGCCAGGATTCGTCGACGAGTGACCTCATCGTCTCCGTCGGCGAGATCATCTTCCAGCTCAGCCAGGCGATGGCCTTCGAGCCGGGAGACGTGATCCTCACCGGCACCCCGCAGGGTGTCGCGCTGTCGGGCAAATACCCGTATCTGGCCGACGGGGACATCGTCGAGCTCGAGCTCGAGGGGCTGGGCCGGCACCGCCAGGTCGTGACCGTTACGGAGTGA
- a CDS encoding CoA transferase has product MSTHRLPLSGVRVLELGNYIAAPTAGRMLADFGAEVIKVERPGTGDELRNWRLKAGTTSMLYRTINRNKKSVVLDLRSDEGREAVLELVRRSDILLENFRPGTLEKWGLGPDVLEEANPDLVFVRISAFGQTGPMSSRPGFAAVAEGYSGFRELVGDPDRPPVRVGISIGDSIAGMQAAFGAVMMLFDRQRQKIAGAAEAVVGSAHGFEGKGSLSERTVDVALNEAMFSMMESLVPDYSAFGEVRTRTGGRMEGIAPSNGYLCAGGKSVVIAGNGDGIFGRLMTAIDRPDLAADADLQTNAGRWQRRDELDEAIGAWCAQRSVEDVVEALEDVGVPAGPIYTAEDLVADEQLNARGMIQNHDVSTGEEVLEDIAFPGITPVIGGESIPIDHLGPDLGEHTDEVLSWLGLGGGED; this is encoded by the coding sequence ATGAGCACGCACCGACTTCCCCTTTCCGGTGTGCGAGTCCTCGAACTCGGCAACTACATCGCGGCACCCACCGCCGGGCGGATGCTCGCGGACTTCGGCGCCGAGGTGATCAAGGTCGAACGCCCCGGCACCGGCGACGAACTGCGCAACTGGCGACTCAAGGCCGGGACCACCTCGATGCTCTACCGCACGATCAATCGCAACAAGAAGTCCGTCGTCCTCGACCTGCGCAGCGACGAGGGACGCGAGGCCGTGCTCGAACTCGTCCGCCGCAGCGACATCCTGCTCGAGAACTTCCGCCCGGGCACCCTCGAGAAGTGGGGACTCGGCCCCGACGTCCTCGAAGAGGCCAACCCCGACCTCGTGTTCGTGCGGATCTCCGCGTTCGGCCAGACCGGCCCGATGTCGTCGCGACCCGGATTCGCAGCCGTCGCCGAAGGATACTCGGGCTTCCGCGAACTCGTCGGCGACCCCGATCGCCCGCCGGTGCGCGTGGGCATCTCGATCGGGGATTCGATCGCCGGGATGCAGGCGGCGTTCGGTGCCGTGATGATGCTCTTCGACCGACAGCGGCAGAAGATCGCCGGAGCCGCCGAGGCGGTCGTCGGATCCGCGCACGGCTTCGAAGGCAAGGGCTCACTGTCGGAGCGGACCGTCGACGTCGCGCTCAACGAGGCGATGTTCTCCATGATGGAATCCCTCGTCCCCGACTACTCCGCGTTCGGCGAGGTCCGCACCCGCACCGGCGGTCGGATGGAGGGCATCGCACCCTCGAACGGCTACCTCTGCGCCGGTGGGAAATCCGTGGTCATCGCCGGCAACGGGGACGGAATCTTCGGCCGACTGATGACGGCCATCGACCGTCCCGACCTCGCCGCGGATGCCGACCTGCAGACGAACGCCGGCCGTTGGCAGCGACGCGACGAACTCGACGAAGCGATCGGGGCATGGTGCGCGCAGCGTTCGGTCGAGGACGTCGTCGAGGCGCTCGAAGACGTGGGCGTTCCGGCCGGGCCCATCTACACCGCCGAGGACCTCGTCGCTGACGAGCAGCTCAACGCCCGCGGAATGATCCAGAACCATGACGTGTCCACCGGCGAAGAAGTCCTCGAAGACATCGCCTTCCCCGGCATCACCCCTGTCATCGGCGGAGAATCGATCCCCATCGATCACCTCGGGCCGGATCTGGGCGAACACACCGACGAAGTGCTGTCATGGCTGGGGCTGGGCGGTGGCGAGGACTGA
- a CDS encoding IclR family transcriptional regulator translates to MADDHVAVLTKTSQLLEVMAFRGAQTVAELSDATNIPRSTIYRMLASLRSLGWVEEPSKRGHYAVGLGLLHLSRSAMDQEVNRKVAMPVLLSLRDNTEMTVYLHVVRGFRSVCVERFDGRRVEGQGLRIGGSLPLHAGAGARALLAFSGPDFIERWKKSELHLGKVERFTDNTPVTEKEIDILISRIQASGISTSSEDNTYGVAAVGAPIFARSNKCVAAVSVSCSPAYLADQQRRSRLVTAVTRAAARISELQVNPLAPQL, encoded by the coding sequence ATGGCAGACGACCACGTTGCCGTCCTGACCAAAACGAGTCAGCTTCTTGAGGTGATGGCGTTTCGAGGGGCTCAGACAGTTGCGGAACTTTCGGATGCCACCAATATTCCGCGATCAACCATCTACCGGATGCTTGCGAGTCTGCGCAGCCTGGGCTGGGTCGAAGAGCCTTCCAAACGCGGTCACTATGCCGTTGGTTTGGGTCTGCTTCATCTGAGCAGATCGGCGATGGACCAGGAGGTCAACCGCAAGGTGGCCATGCCTGTCTTGCTGTCGTTGCGGGACAATACCGAGATGACCGTCTATCTTCACGTCGTCCGAGGATTTCGCTCGGTTTGCGTCGAGCGTTTCGATGGACGAAGAGTGGAGGGCCAAGGACTGAGAATAGGCGGGTCTTTGCCACTCCACGCCGGTGCAGGCGCGAGAGCGCTTCTAGCGTTCAGCGGCCCTGATTTCATTGAGCGTTGGAAGAAGTCGGAGTTGCACCTGGGGAAAGTCGAAAGGTTCACGGACAACACGCCCGTGACCGAAAAGGAGATCGATATCCTCATCAGCCGCATCCAAGCAAGCGGAATCTCGACCAGCTCGGAAGACAACACCTATGGTGTAGCGGCAGTAGGTGCTCCCATATTCGCCCGCTCAAACAAGTGTGTCGCAGCGGTTTCGGTGAGCTGCAGTCCTGCCTATCTGGCCGACCAACAGCGACGTTCACGTTTGGTGACAGCTGTTACTCGGGCTGCGGCAAGAATATCAGAACTGCAGGTCAATCCTTTGGCGCCGCAGTTGTGA
- a CDS encoding MFS transporter: protein MTDIQDQTDNRATDAGGSLNTKDMRRILASSFLGSVIEYYDFLLYTAAASIVFSKVFFTDLPPGFGLFLSFTTLAVGYLARPLGGIIFGHFGDLVGRKKMLVISMVIMGISTVGIGLLPATAQIGLAAPIGLGILRIIQGVALGGEWGGAALMALEHAPASKRGFAASFANAGGPAGAILGTLVLSLFAAVSGDQFLEWGWRVPFLLSAVLILVGLVVRLKVSETPSFQRLEMEGEQRKVPLVDVFRYSKKAVLLGTGTAVAFLMCGAVTTVWGVASAVEAGVDTNVVLNLKATSAFISVFVVFASARLSDRIGRRRMLTIGMVLGVVLAYPVVLMLTSGTAVGFAAGMFLGNGLVQGILTGPIAAFISEQFPARNRYTGGSVAYQSASVIGAGFGPAAITGVILIDGGAVWPVAVLWIAVFLISFACLRAAPEGTQRMID, encoded by the coding sequence ATGACCGATATTCAAGATCAGACCGACAACAGAGCGACCGACGCTGGCGGTTCACTCAATACAAAGGATATGCGCCGCATTCTTGCGTCTTCCTTCCTCGGAAGCGTCATCGAATACTACGATTTCCTTCTCTACACCGCGGCTGCATCAATCGTCTTCAGTAAAGTCTTCTTCACCGACCTGCCTCCGGGCTTTGGTCTCTTCCTCTCATTCACCACCCTGGCGGTCGGCTATCTGGCTCGGCCGCTCGGCGGCATCATCTTCGGGCATTTCGGTGACCTCGTCGGTCGTAAGAAGATGCTTGTCATCTCGATGGTGATCATGGGTATCTCCACTGTCGGAATCGGACTGTTGCCCGCCACCGCCCAGATCGGACTTGCTGCTCCCATCGGGCTGGGCATATTGCGAATCATCCAAGGAGTAGCGTTGGGCGGCGAGTGGGGCGGCGCAGCTTTGATGGCGCTCGAACATGCTCCGGCTTCCAAACGCGGATTCGCGGCAAGCTTCGCCAATGCCGGTGGTCCAGCAGGCGCAATCTTGGGCACGCTTGTCCTTTCTCTCTTCGCCGCCGTCTCTGGCGACCAGTTCCTTGAGTGGGGCTGGCGGGTACCCTTCCTGCTCTCAGCCGTCCTCATCCTGGTCGGACTGGTAGTGCGTCTCAAGGTATCTGAGACACCATCGTTCCAACGCTTGGAGATGGAAGGCGAACAACGGAAAGTCCCGCTCGTCGATGTTTTCCGTTACAGCAAGAAAGCGGTGCTGCTCGGCACCGGCACCGCAGTCGCATTCCTCATGTGTGGTGCTGTGACCACAGTCTGGGGCGTCGCGTCGGCTGTCGAAGCCGGGGTGGACACCAATGTCGTGCTCAACCTCAAAGCGACTTCTGCCTTCATCTCCGTCTTTGTGGTTTTCGCGTCCGCTCGCCTTTCCGACCGGATCGGACGTCGTCGAATGCTGACGATCGGCATGGTGCTCGGGGTGGTCCTCGCCTATCCGGTGGTCCTGATGCTGACGAGCGGGACGGCTGTCGGGTTCGCGGCCGGGATGTTTCTGGGCAACGGTCTCGTCCAAGGCATTCTTACGGGTCCGATTGCAGCATTCATTTCGGAACAGTTCCCCGCTCGCAACCGATACACCGGCGGATCGGTGGCTTACCAGTCTGCGTCTGTCATCGGTGCAGGGTTCGGGCCGGCAGCGATCACAGGAGTCATCCTGATCGATGGTGGCGCAGTATGGCCTGTTGCAGTCCTCTGGATTGCTGTGTTCCTGATTTCGTTCGCCTGCTTGCGTGCGGCACCAGAAGGCACCCAGCGCATGATCGACTGA
- a CDS encoding formylglycine-generating enzyme family protein → MNSSDRDVDVVKVRSCCAPNSGGASERLEHPARRSSKLVPRTLGSGRATGRASDFVRLGGVFDMGDPFGDGEPADGERPRHRVRLSDFEISSTVVTNAQFAQFVAVTGYQTTAEELGTSAVFWKLMAGVQEPERHVVGRAPSIPWWLEVEGASWWAPEGPGSGIEDRMNHPVVHVTWDDAQQYCVWADARLPREAEWEFAARGGYRGRRYPWGNDLLQDGSWNCNIWQGIFPTDNSAEDGFAGTAPARHYAPNDYGMYNMVGNVWEWCADYFSEEYYSRSPYEDPLGPTVGDRRVLRGGSFLCHDSYCNRYRVAARSSNTRDSSASNIGFRVARSVADTRS, encoded by the coding sequence ATGAATAGCTCAGACAGAGATGTCGACGTTGTCAAAGTCCGCAGCTGCTGTGCCCCCAACTCGGGAGGTGCGTCGGAGCGTTTAGAACACCCTGCGCGTCGTTCCTCGAAACTAGTGCCGCGGACACTCGGAAGCGGGAGGGCAACAGGCCGAGCCTCAGATTTCGTCAGGCTCGGAGGAGTCTTTGACATGGGTGACCCATTTGGAGACGGGGAACCGGCGGACGGGGAGCGTCCACGGCATCGTGTGCGGCTGTCGGATTTTGAAATCTCATCGACCGTTGTGACCAATGCTCAGTTCGCGCAATTCGTCGCTGTGACCGGATACCAGACCACTGCGGAGGAATTGGGGACATCCGCAGTGTTCTGGAAACTCATGGCAGGGGTGCAGGAACCCGAGCGGCATGTCGTCGGACGAGCCCCATCGATTCCTTGGTGGCTGGAGGTGGAAGGCGCAAGCTGGTGGGCGCCGGAAGGACCAGGATCTGGAATCGAGGATCGTATGAATCACCCCGTCGTGCATGTCACTTGGGATGACGCGCAGCAGTATTGTGTCTGGGCCGACGCTCGACTTCCCCGCGAGGCGGAATGGGAATTCGCCGCTCGAGGCGGATACAGAGGGCGTCGCTACCCCTGGGGAAACGACCTTCTTCAGGACGGTAGTTGGAACTGCAATATTTGGCAGGGCATCTTCCCGACCGACAACAGTGCCGAGGACGGTTTTGCTGGGACTGCGCCTGCACGCCACTATGCTCCGAACGATTACGGAATGTACAACATGGTCGGCAACGTATGGGAATGGTGTGCCGACTACTTCTCGGAGGAGTACTACTCGCGCTCTCCATACGAGGATCCGTTGGGTCCAACTGTTGGCGACAGAAGAGTGCTGAGGGGCGGATCATTCCTCTGCCATGACTCCTACTGCAATCGGTACCGAGTTGCTGCTCGATCTTCGAACACCCGAGATTCGTCTGCGTCGAATATTGGTTTCCGAGTTGCCAGATCTGTTGCGGACACTCGAAGTTGA
- a CDS encoding arylsulfatase, with the protein MSKNRPNVMFVVLDDVGFSDLGCYGSEISTPNIDRLATNGLRYNNFHTTAMCSPTRASLLTGRNHHAAGMGIIAEWMTEEPGYQGRVDPAAANVAEILKEQDYTTMAVGKWHLMPQTEVNPSGPFTDWPLQKGFDHWYGFHGALTDSWHPELYEDNHAIDLEAGDDYHLTNDLVDSGINQLRDYKGSNTDSPFFMYLALGAAHWPHHVPDEFIERYRGVYDGGWDEIRSSRFAKQKSLGIVPDNTQLAPRNAGVVPWAELDADRQRLFARMQEVYAGFIEHTDAQLGRLMDYLSEIGELDNTLIVLISDNGASPEAGADGSANIRKKLYYGDEESLEDKLSLIDDLGSERTNNHYPMGWAQVSNTPLKWYKKDVHGGGVRDPLIVHWPEGIADSGAIRTQYHHVVDVAPTVLELLGAEFPAQVKGIEQMPVHGTSFAYTMTEASAPTRKRQQYFELAGDRGLWADGWKAVALHEKGTPFENDEWELYHLDEDFSECNNLARTYPDRLEDLIALWWEDAEKYHVLPLDDREAERYKNAVAKHGKPYYEFYPDMSRLDRYQVPDITRKSYRIEALVESGGEVDCQGVLLSIGSRFGGLVLYVEEGRPVFEYSYDGRHRTFVRSSRVIENGQSDVRISVSFTAEADGGEVALSIDGEEVGSAILDRTWPVAGLAGGLHCGRDGGSPVSESYASPNRFTGNLKHVSVRIDGAVEVDHATEMGRALLEE; encoded by the coding sequence ATGAGTAAGAATCGCCCCAATGTCATGTTCGTTGTTCTCGATGATGTCGGGTTTTCGGACCTCGGATGTTATGGTTCGGAGATTTCAACGCCCAACATCGATCGGTTGGCAACGAACGGTCTCCGCTACAACAATTTTCACACGACAGCGATGTGCTCCCCGACTCGAGCCTCGCTCCTGACCGGTCGCAACCATCATGCGGCAGGTATGGGGATCATCGCCGAATGGATGACCGAAGAGCCTGGGTATCAAGGGCGAGTCGATCCGGCTGCGGCGAACGTGGCCGAGATCCTGAAGGAACAGGATTACACGACGATGGCCGTGGGGAAGTGGCATCTGATGCCGCAGACGGAGGTCAATCCGTCTGGACCCTTCACAGATTGGCCCCTGCAGAAAGGGTTCGATCACTGGTACGGATTCCATGGTGCTCTGACTGATTCCTGGCACCCTGAGCTGTATGAGGACAACCATGCCATCGATCTCGAAGCCGGCGATGACTATCACCTGACCAACGACCTGGTGGATTCGGGTATCAACCAGCTTCGGGACTACAAAGGCAGCAACACGGACTCACCGTTCTTCATGTACTTGGCTCTCGGAGCTGCTCATTGGCCACACCATGTCCCTGACGAGTTCATCGAGCGATATCGCGGCGTCTACGATGGGGGCTGGGACGAGATCCGGTCTTCGCGTTTCGCAAAGCAGAAATCGCTTGGAATCGTCCCTGATAATACTCAGCTGGCCCCTAGGAATGCTGGGGTCGTTCCGTGGGCAGAGCTCGATGCCGACAGGCAGAGACTCTTTGCCCGGATGCAGGAAGTCTATGCCGGTTTCATTGAACATACCGATGCTCAGCTGGGTCGTCTTATGGATTACCTGTCAGAGATCGGCGAGTTGGATAACACTCTGATCGTTCTGATCTCTGATAACGGGGCTTCTCCTGAGGCCGGTGCGGACGGGTCGGCGAACATCAGAAAGAAGCTGTACTACGGGGATGAGGAATCGCTCGAGGACAAATTGTCGCTGATTGACGATTTGGGCAGCGAACGGACGAACAATCACTACCCGATGGGCTGGGCCCAGGTGAGCAATACTCCGCTCAAGTGGTACAAGAAGGATGTCCATGGCGGTGGAGTCCGCGACCCGCTGATCGTCCATTGGCCTGAGGGGATCGCTGACAGCGGCGCGATCCGGACTCAGTATCATCACGTTGTCGACGTTGCTCCGACAGTTCTTGAGCTGCTGGGGGCCGAGTTCCCAGCGCAGGTGAAGGGCATCGAGCAGATGCCCGTTCATGGGACAAGTTTCGCTTATACGATGACAGAAGCGTCGGCTCCTACCCGCAAGCGGCAGCAGTACTTTGAGCTCGCCGGCGACAGGGGACTGTGGGCGGACGGTTGGAAAGCTGTGGCGTTGCACGAGAAGGGCACCCCATTCGAGAACGACGAATGGGAGCTCTACCATCTGGACGAAGACTTCTCCGAATGCAATAACTTGGCACGGACGTATCCTGATCGCCTCGAAGACTTGATTGCATTGTGGTGGGAAGATGCCGAGAAGTATCATGTTCTGCCTCTGGACGACAGGGAAGCTGAACGTTACAAGAATGCTGTGGCCAAGCACGGTAAGCCGTATTACGAGTTCTATCCGGATATGTCCCGACTCGATCGGTATCAGGTACCAGACATCACACGTAAGTCATACCGCATCGAAGCGCTCGTGGAGTCCGGCGGCGAAGTCGATTGCCAGGGTGTTCTCCTTTCCATCGGGTCTCGGTTCGGAGGCCTTGTGCTGTACGTCGAGGAAGGGCGGCCCGTATTCGAGTATTCGTACGACGGGCGCCATCGGACCTTCGTCCGTTCGTCTCGCGTCATCGAGAACGGTCAGAGCGATGTTCGGATCTCAGTCAGCTTCACGGCTGAGGCTGATGGCGGCGAGGTGGCCCTGAGCATTGATGGTGAGGAAGTAGGTTCGGCGATCCTTGACCGAACGTGGCCGGTCGCAGGTCTGGCCGGCGGCCTTCACTGCGGCAGAGACGGAGGATCTCCGGTGAGCGAATCGTATGCGAGCCCTAATCGATTCACAGGCAACCTCAAACACGTTAGCGTGCGAATCGACGGCGCCGTCGAGGTGGACCATGCGACGGAAATGGGACGAGCTCTGCTGGAAGAGTGA